The stretch of DNA TCGGATGGGCTGCCCACTACTGGGAGAACATCATTTTTAAGCGGTCTATATTGGTATAGCGAAAAAGTACCCCTGTCATCATGTGATCAGGGGTGCTTTTGTGTACTAATTATTCCGGTCGCCGTTAGCGGGCGTCAGTTAGAATGGAATGTTATTTATTCGTACTGTGCTGCTTGTTCTGCAGTTTGAACCCGGCGTTCCCTTTGCCGTGGTGCTTATTTTTTTCGTCTTTCTTCTGGGTATCATGCAATTTTTCCACAAATTCATTGGTGCTTTCCATATGGTTCTCCTCCTTCAGGCTATGAGCTTGGTATTAATGTAACCCGATTGCTTGTAAACCATGTACTTCGCTTTCTCATTCGGTAAGACGATATGCTGTTGAGTTAATTCGGAGGTATGGTAGAGTGAAAATAAAGAACGCACGCTGCGCCAAAGGAGCAAACGACATGGAACTTGTTTTTGTCTACGGAACATTACGGCAGGGAGAAGAAAATCATCATCTAATGGATAATGCCCGGCCGATTGCGCTAATGGCGTGGACTCGGGGGATTTTGATGGATACGCGGCGCGGCTATCCGGCTATGGCAGCAGAAGGCTCCGGTGTCGTGGCTGGCGAGCTGTACGAAGTGACGCTGGAGATGATGAGCCGGCTGGACGAATTGGAGGACTTTCACGGTTTCGGTAATCCGGCGAATGAATATGAGCGGATCAGAACGGACGTGACGACCGACAGCGGAAAACGGGAAGCGTGGGTGTATGTATACCGGGAGCGGAAATATGATGTGATTGCTCATGGAGATTGGAAGCTGCATCTACAAAGGCAGAACCCGAATGTGCTTTATTTTGCCTATGGAAGCTGTATGGATATGGAGAGAATCACACTCGCCGGAGCTGCCGAATGGTTCGCTGATGTGAGAGGACGCGGAGTAGCGGAGGGGTTCAATCTTCAATTTACGTATCGGGCCGAGGACGGCGGCCGTGCCGATCTTGTCGAGACCGGGGGCAGGACGGAGGGAAAGCTGTACTCTATACCTACCGAATGTCTTGACGGTTATTTATATCTTCGGGAAGGTGTGCACAGCGGGAAATATCGACCTACAGTTGTCCCTGTTCAATGCGCAGACGGCAGTATACAGGATGCGGTAACATTCGTGGTTGTGGACAAAAAATCTGACATGTCCCCGCCGGGACATTATCTCCGGGAGATTT from Paenibacillus sophorae encodes:
- a CDS encoding DUF4023 domain-containing protein, producing the protein MESTNEFVEKLHDTQKKDEKNKHHGKGNAGFKLQNKQHSTNK
- a CDS encoding gamma-glutamylcyclotransferase, with amino-acid sequence MKIKNARCAKGANDMELVFVYGTLRQGEENHHLMDNARPIALMAWTRGILMDTRRGYPAMAAEGSGVVAGELYEVTLEMMSRLDELEDFHGFGNPANEYERIRTDVTTDSGKREAWVYVYRERKYDVIAHGDWKLHLQRQNPNVLYFAYGSCMDMERITLAGAAEWFADVRGRGVAEGFNLQFTYRAEDGGRADLVETGGRTEGKLYSIPTECLDGYLYLREGVHSGKYRPTVVPVQCADGSIQDAVTFVVVDKKSDMSPPGHYLREILRGARPVVSAEYYAELEDRVWKEYEFRLAE